In Acidimicrobiia bacterium, the following are encoded in one genomic region:
- a CDS encoding methylenetetrahydrofolate reductase, producing MAKINDILAAGRTLSFEFFPPRTPEAEAQLEQTLVELEPLRPSYVSVTYGAGGSTRDRTHDLVVRINRDTSMTAMAHLTCAAHTRAELTDVVTRYGDARVENILALGGDPPKELELPPGELEHAIELVRLARGLGDFSIGVAVHPEPHPRSPTIESDRRFTAEKLAEADFGITQFFFEPRHYFELVDAMRARGVERPVIPGIMPVLSLAGIKRMAELQGSAFPDWLAERLHAVGDDPKAVRQVGIDEATRLCASLLEGGAPGLHFYTLNRSPATREIAANLGLAPTG from the coding sequence GTGGCCAAGATCAACGACATCCTTGCGGCCGGCCGGACGCTGTCGTTCGAGTTCTTCCCGCCGCGCACGCCGGAGGCCGAGGCCCAGCTCGAGCAGACCCTCGTGGAGCTGGAGCCGCTCCGGCCCTCGTACGTGTCCGTGACGTACGGGGCCGGGGGGTCGACCCGAGACCGGACGCATGATCTCGTGGTGCGCATCAACCGCGACACGTCGATGACCGCGATGGCCCACCTCACGTGCGCCGCCCACACCCGCGCCGAGCTCACCGACGTGGTCACCCGGTACGGGGACGCGCGGGTCGAGAACATCCTCGCCCTCGGTGGGGACCCGCCGAAGGAGCTCGAGCTTCCGCCGGGCGAGCTCGAGCACGCCATCGAGCTCGTGCGACTGGCGCGTGGTCTCGGCGACTTCTCGATCGGGGTCGCTGTGCACCCGGAGCCGCACCCGCGCTCGCCGACGATCGAGAGCGACCGACGGTTCACCGCCGAGAAGCTCGCCGAGGCCGACTTCGGGATCACCCAGTTCTTCTTCGAGCCGCGCCATTACTTCGAGCTCGTCGACGCGATGCGGGCTCGGGGCGTCGAGCGCCCCGTCATCCCGGGGATCATGCCCGTGCTAAGCCTCGCCGGTATCAAGCGCATGGCCGAACTGCAGGGCTCGGCGTTCCCGGACTGGCTCGCCGAGCGCCTCCACGCCGTCGGCGACGACCCGAAGGCGGTCCGGCAGGTGGGGATCGACGAGGCGACCCGCCTCTGCGCGTCGCTGCTCGAGGGCGGCGCGCCGGGCTTGCACTTTTACACGCTCAACCGCTCCCCGGCGACCCGCGAGATCGCCGCCAACCTCGGGCTGGCGCCGACGGGCTGA
- a CDS encoding sigma-70 family RNA polymerase sigma factor, producing the protein MRSDAELAAAARAGDQDAFAAIYDRYADRLHDFCYSVLRDRHEAGDAMQDTFVLAARHLDRLRDLGALRPWLFAIARREALHRATAQNRVLPTEDAGADERSEGPDPEDAVIGGDAATVVWQAAAGLAERDRVLLDLHVRQGLDGKELAEALGTTPSHAYVLMTRLRDQVERSIGALLVARLGRRDCEELQQVLAGWDGTFSPLWRKRVARHVEDCETCSEQRRSLASPLALLAAAPLVPAPLALRALTLERMNRGGGGSVRSWRRPRGRGGFPPPLSRRPRPRTVVAAAAAAILVGALAAGGLLAGGGSGAPVTIRADRGTTQSTAAPRATTTSMPAASDAATSTTVATAAPPGRGGGSGPSPPPPPPPRDTTPPTLTNLTIQSSCIDQPSGTEVLGATAFDDSRLASVVVEVRYNNGSQVADAGPMTPSGGDRYSRTVAATSFPPPFATATWTVTATDGAGNQSTASGPPFDVGCIH; encoded by the coding sequence GTGCGCAGCGACGCCGAGCTCGCGGCTGCCGCTCGCGCCGGTGACCAGGACGCCTTCGCGGCGATCTACGACCGGTATGCCGATCGGTTGCACGACTTCTGCTATTCGGTCCTCCGCGATCGCCATGAGGCGGGCGACGCGATGCAGGACACGTTCGTGCTCGCCGCTCGTCATCTCGATCGCCTTCGTGACCTTGGGGCGCTGCGGCCCTGGCTGTTCGCGATCGCGCGGCGCGAGGCCCTGCACCGCGCGACGGCGCAGAACCGCGTCCTCCCAACCGAGGACGCGGGCGCGGACGAGCGTTCCGAAGGCCCAGATCCGGAGGACGCCGTGATCGGCGGCGACGCAGCGACGGTGGTGTGGCAGGCGGCCGCGGGGCTGGCCGAACGCGACCGGGTGCTGCTGGATCTGCACGTTCGCCAGGGTCTCGACGGCAAAGAGCTCGCCGAGGCGCTGGGCACGACCCCGTCGCACGCGTACGTGCTGATGACCCGTCTCCGCGATCAGGTCGAGCGCTCGATCGGCGCCCTCCTCGTGGCTCGGCTGGGCCGCCGCGACTGCGAGGAACTCCAGCAGGTGCTCGCGGGGTGGGACGGCACGTTCTCGCCGCTCTGGCGCAAGCGCGTCGCTCGGCACGTCGAGGACTGCGAGACCTGCTCGGAGCAGCGACGCAGCTTGGCGAGCCCCCTCGCGCTCCTGGCCGCGGCTCCGCTCGTCCCCGCCCCTCTGGCGCTGCGTGCGCTCACGCTCGAGCGCATGAACCGGGGCGGCGGCGGGTCCGTGCGCTCGTGGCGTCGACCTCGCGGTCGAGGCGGCTTTCCCCCGCCGCTGTCCCGCCGGCCGCGCCCTCGCACCGTCGTCGCGGCCGCGGCCGCCGCGATCTTGGTGGGCGCCCTCGCCGCGGGAGGCCTGCTGGCCGGAGGTGGATCCGGCGCTCCGGTCACGATCCGAGCCGACCGCGGCACCACCCAGTCGACCGCGGCCCCCAGGGCGACCACGACGTCGATGCCGGCTGCGAGCGATGCTGCCACCTCCACCACGGTGGCCACTGCGGCGCCCCCAGGGCGAGGCGGAGGGAGCGGTCCGTCGCCGCCACCTCCACCCCCGCCGAGGGACACCACGCCGCCGACGCTCACGAACCTCACCATCCAGTCGAGCTGCATCGACCAGCCGAGCGGAACCGAGGTGCTCGGCGCCACTGCGTTCGACGACTCCCGGCTCGCCTCCGTCGTGGTCGAGGTCCGCTACAACAACGGGTCCCAGGTCGCGGACGCCGGCCCGATGACCCCGAGCGGTGGCGACCGCTACTCGAGGACGGTCGCGGCCACTTCCTTCCCGCCGCCCTTTGCGACCGCGACCTGGACCGTGACGGCCACCGACGGCGCGGGAAACCAGTCGACCGCGTCAGGTCCACCGTTTGACGTCGGGTGCATCCACTGA
- the dnaX gene encoding DNA polymerase III subunit gamma/tau: MAYQALYRKYRPQRFGELVGQEHVTQGLRNAVREGRVGHAYLFSGPRGTGKTTTARILAKALNCTNLGADGEPCGRCENCRAIAAGTFLDLFEIDAASKRKVDDARDLREQLAHKGFGGRRTVYILDEVHMLTKESANTLLKSIEEPPEHVVFVLATTNPEEVLPTIRSRTQHLQFTLLSPEDLVRRLADLLGREGIDFDPEALETIATAAGGSARDAESLLDQAIAGADGRLDAERVASLFGSTAFSRRVGVLEAIADEDAARALVALDELLDAGHEPRRVAEDLLVAARDTFLLTAGAGKVRVSAPAADQAQLAQLGERLGNAALVRVVETLGQAVVDMRGVDAADPRLVLEVALVRLSRRDAGPPLQTVVERIERLERSLGPPAAAAPPTPGPEHRAPGRTIGAVRAGGAEPRPAPVPAASPPVERRPSVADGPDLDLDDVIVAWGELLPGFSPATRAAVQAAQPLRVDGDVVVFGVAPGLLEAARPRFKKEADTIRAALADRFGRSVKFNLVAADDFSAVGDADRARPESAPPSPEPSEPDPSELHDAADATDAPPRRPEARLTEEFGATVVDEVPRQ, translated from the coding sequence GTGGCCTACCAGGCGCTCTACCGAAAGTACCGGCCGCAGCGGTTCGGGGAGCTGGTCGGCCAGGAGCACGTCACCCAGGGCCTCCGCAACGCCGTGCGCGAGGGAAGGGTCGGCCACGCCTACCTGTTCTCCGGGCCGCGGGGCACGGGCAAGACCACCACCGCCCGCATCCTGGCCAAGGCCCTGAACTGCACGAACCTCGGCGCCGACGGGGAGCCGTGCGGCCGGTGCGAGAACTGCCGGGCCATCGCCGCCGGCACCTTCCTCGACCTGTTCGAGATCGACGCCGCCTCGAAGCGCAAGGTCGACGACGCCCGCGACCTCCGTGAGCAGCTCGCGCACAAGGGCTTCGGCGGGCGCCGCACCGTGTACATCCTCGACGAGGTGCACATGCTCACCAAGGAGTCGGCGAACACCCTGCTCAAGAGCATCGAGGAGCCGCCCGAGCACGTGGTGTTCGTCCTGGCGACCACGAACCCGGAGGAGGTGCTGCCGACGATCCGGTCGCGGACCCAGCACCTCCAGTTCACGCTGCTCAGCCCCGAGGACCTCGTCCGCCGCCTCGCCGACCTGCTCGGGCGCGAGGGGATCGACTTCGACCCCGAGGCGCTCGAGACCATCGCCACCGCCGCCGGCGGCTCGGCGCGCGACGCCGAATCGCTGCTCGACCAGGCGATCGCGGGTGCCGACGGCCGCCTCGACGCCGAGCGGGTCGCCAGCCTGTTCGGCTCGACCGCGTTCTCGCGTCGCGTCGGCGTGCTCGAGGCGATCGCCGACGAAGACGCCGCCCGTGCCCTCGTGGCCCTCGACGAGCTCCTCGACGCCGGCCACGAGCCCCGACGGGTCGCCGAGGACCTCCTCGTCGCCGCCCGCGACACCTTCCTGCTCACGGCCGGCGCCGGGAAGGTGCGAGTGAGCGCGCCGGCGGCCGACCAGGCCCAGCTGGCTCAGCTCGGTGAGCGGCTCGGCAACGCGGCGCTGGTCCGCGTCGTCGAGACGCTGGGCCAGGCCGTCGTCGACATGCGGGGGGTCGACGCCGCCGACCCCCGGCTCGTGCTCGAGGTGGCGCTGGTGCGCCTCAGCCGCCGGGACGCCGGGCCGCCGCTGCAGACGGTGGTGGAGCGGATCGAGCGCCTCGAACGATCGCTCGGGCCGCCAGCGGCCGCGGCCCCGCCGACGCCCGGCCCCGAGCACCGGGCGCCGGGCCGGACCATCGGCGCCGTGCGCGCCGGCGGCGCCGAACCGCGACCGGCCCCGGTCCCGGCGGCCAGCCCGCCGGTGGAGCGGCGGCCGTCGGTGGCCGACGGGCCGGACCTCGACCTCGACGACGTGATCGTCGCTTGGGGCGAGCTGCTCCCCGGCTTCTCACCCGCGACGCGGGCGGCGGTGCAGGCCGCCCAGCCGCTGCGCGTCGACGGCGACGTGGTCGTGTTCGGCGTCGCCCCCGGTCTGCTCGAGGCGGCGCGCCCGCGCTTCAAGAAGGAGGCCGACACCATCCGGGCCGCGCTCGCCGACCGGTTCGGCCGCAGCGTGAAGTTCAACCTGGTGGCCGCCGACGACTTCAGCGCCGTCGGCGACGCCGACCGCGCTCGACCCGAGTCCGCCCCGCCGTCCCCCGAGCCGTCCGAGCCGGACCCGTCGGAGCTCCACGACGCCGCCGACGCGACCGACGCACCGCCGCGGCGACCCGAGGCGCGGCTGACCGAGGAGTTCGGCGCTACCGTCGTCGACGAAGTCCCACGCCAGTAG
- a CDS encoding 4Fe-4S dicluster domain-containing protein produces MPPEKLQWKELYEEVVTSGLCTGCAGCVIVCPHDVLGYRDDAGVYKPFQTEDGFGPDDCSHGQKGCTSCTRACPRFRAWEPEIDEFLFGRVRA; encoded by the coding sequence GTGCCGCCCGAGAAGCTGCAGTGGAAGGAACTCTACGAGGAGGTGGTCACGAGCGGGCTGTGCACCGGCTGCGCCGGCTGCGTCATCGTCTGCCCCCACGACGTGCTCGGCTACCGCGACGACGCTGGGGTCTACAAGCCCTTCCAGACCGAAGACGGGTTCGGGCCCGACGACTGCTCGCACGGCCAGAAGGGCTGCACCAGCTGCACCCGGGCCTGCCCCCGCTTCCGGGCCTGGGAGCCCGAGATCGACGAGTTCTTGTTCGGGCGCGTCCGGGC
- a CDS encoding acetyl-CoA C-acetyltransferase — protein MPGSVMVSFARTPIGKLSGALASCSAMDLGGRAIGAALERGGVGPDQVDYVIMGQVLQAGQGQITARQAAAQAGVPMSVPALTVNKVCLSGLNAVYLADQMIQAGDAEIVVAGGMESMTNAPYLLPKARAGYRMGNGELVDALIQDGLWCAFDAVHMGAGTERYTGQFGGITRAAQDELAARSHERAAVAQKEGRFADEITPVAIPQRKGDPIVVETDEGVRPETTAESLAALKPAFAPDGSITAGNASQISDGGAAVIVTSRSKAEELGLTPVAELVSFGMVAGPDTSLLRQPSRAIKRALEPIDKTVADLDLVEINEAFAAVGLASMKDLGVTDDIVNVNGGAIALGHPIGMSGTRVLLTLVNELRRRGGGLGAAALCGGGGQGDAAIVKVS, from the coding sequence ATGCCAGGTTCCGTGATGGTCTCGTTCGCACGTACGCCGATCGGCAAGCTCTCGGGCGCGCTCGCATCGTGCTCGGCGATGGACCTCGGCGGCCGGGCCATCGGCGCCGCCCTCGAGCGGGGCGGGGTCGGTCCCGACCAGGTCGACTACGTGATCATGGGCCAGGTCCTGCAGGCCGGACAGGGCCAGATCACGGCCCGGCAGGCCGCCGCCCAGGCCGGCGTCCCGATGAGCGTGCCGGCCCTCACCGTCAACAAGGTCTGCCTGTCGGGGCTGAACGCCGTCTACCTCGCCGACCAGATGATCCAGGCCGGCGACGCCGAGATCGTGGTCGCCGGCGGCATGGAGTCGATGACGAACGCGCCCTACCTGCTACCGAAGGCCCGGGCCGGGTACCGGATGGGCAACGGCGAGCTCGTCGACGCCCTGATCCAGGACGGGCTGTGGTGCGCCTTCGACGCCGTCCACATGGGGGCCGGCACCGAGCGCTACACGGGCCAGTTCGGCGGCATCACCCGCGCCGCGCAGGACGAGCTGGCGGCGAGGAGCCACGAGCGAGCCGCGGTCGCCCAGAAGGAAGGCCGGTTCGCGGACGAGATCACACCCGTCGCGATCCCGCAGCGCAAGGGCGACCCCATCGTGGTCGAGACCGACGAGGGAGTTCGGCCCGAGACCACCGCCGAGTCCCTCGCCGCGCTGAAGCCGGCGTTCGCGCCGGACGGCAGCATCACCGCCGGGAACGCCTCCCAGATCTCCGACGGCGGGGCGGCGGTCATCGTGACGAGCCGCTCGAAGGCCGAGGAGCTCGGCCTCACTCCCGTGGCCGAGCTGGTCAGCTTCGGGATGGTCGCCGGCCCCGACACCTCGCTGCTCCGCCAGCCCTCGCGCGCGATCAAGCGCGCCCTCGAGCCGATCGACAAGACCGTGGCCGACCTCGACCTCGTCGAGATCAACGAGGCCTTCGCGGCCGTCGGGCTGGCCTCGATGAAGGACCTCGGTGTCACCGACGACATCGTGAACGTGAACGGTGGCGCCATCGCGCTCGGCCACCCCATCGGCATGTCGGGGACTCGGGTGCTGCTCACCCTCGTGAACGAGCTTCGACGCCGCGGCGGCGGCCTCGGCGCCGCCGCGCTGTGCGGCGGTGGCGGGCAGGGCGACGCCGCCATCGTGAAGGTGTCCTGA
- a CDS encoding YbaB/EbfC family nucleoid-associated protein — translation MAKQKPQPNPQANLLRQMQRMQQDMATAQAELAAETVEGSAGGGVVKATVTGTGELRAVAISPDVVDPEDVEMLEDLVVAAVTEAMRAAQELQARSMGSMTAGLDPGSLGGLLG, via the coding sequence GTGGCGAAGCAGAAGCCGCAACCCAACCCCCAGGCCAACCTCCTGCGTCAGATGCAGCGCATGCAGCAGGACATGGCGACCGCGCAGGCCGAGCTGGCGGCCGAGACCGTCGAGGGTTCAGCTGGTGGCGGCGTCGTGAAGGCCACGGTGACCGGGACCGGCGAGCTCCGCGCGGTGGCGATCTCGCCCGACGTCGTCGACCCCGAGGACGTCGAGATGCTCGAGGACCTCGTCGTCGCGGCCGTCACCGAGGCCATGCGCGCCGCCCAGGAGCTGCAAGCCCGCAGCATGGGCTCGATGACCGCAGGCCTCGACCCCGGGTCGCTGGGCGGGCTGCTCGGCTGA
- a CDS encoding PPOX class F420-dependent oxidoreductase, with protein sequence MAPMTPEQVRSFLGAGTRTAELATVRADGRPHVVPVWFVLDGDDAVFTTGAESVKGRALRRDPRVALCVDDERPPYAFVTVTGEASLSTDLDELLRFATKIGGRYMGADQAQEFGRRNAVPDELLARVTGATVVANTDVAA encoded by the coding sequence ATGGCGCCCATGACCCCGGAGCAGGTCCGATCCTTCCTCGGCGCCGGGACCCGCACCGCCGAGCTCGCCACCGTCCGGGCCGACGGGCGCCCGCACGTCGTGCCGGTCTGGTTCGTGCTCGACGGCGACGACGCGGTGTTCACGACGGGTGCAGAATCGGTGAAGGGCCGCGCGCTGCGCCGTGACCCTCGGGTCGCCCTCTGCGTCGACGACGAACGCCCTCCGTACGCGTTCGTGACCGTGACCGGCGAAGCGTCGCTCAGCACCGACCTCGATGAGCTGCTGCGCTTCGCCACCAAGATCGGGGGTCGGTACATGGGGGCGGACCAGGCGCAGGAGTTCGGCCGGCGGAACGCGGTCCCGGACGAGCTCCTCGCGCGGGTGACCGGCGCGACCGTGGTCGCCAACACCGACGTCGCGGCCTGA
- a CDS encoding nucleoside deaminase, whose protein sequence is MRPQRLEALMGQALLQARAAAEHGDVPIGAVVAGSADGVVIAERHNERQLRDDPTAHAEILALRDAAAVVGSRRLAGCVLVVTLEPCPMCAGAAVAAQVDAVAFGAADPKAGALGSLYQLGADPRLNHEFEVVDGVRAAECSAVLHEFFALRR, encoded by the coding sequence GTGCGACCCCAGCGGCTCGAAGCACTGATGGGGCAGGCGCTGCTCCAGGCCCGCGCGGCAGCCGAGCACGGCGACGTGCCCATCGGCGCCGTCGTCGCCGGCTCCGCCGACGGCGTGGTGATCGCCGAGCGTCACAACGAGCGCCAGCTCCGCGACGACCCCACCGCGCACGCGGAGATCCTGGCCCTGCGCGACGCCGCCGCGGTCGTGGGATCGCGGCGGCTCGCGGGCTGCGTGCTCGTCGTCACGCTGGAGCCGTGTCCCATGTGCGCCGGCGCCGCCGTCGCCGCCCAGGTCGACGCAGTCGCGTTCGGCGCCGCCGACCCGAAGGCGGGCGCGCTCGGGAGCCTCTACCAGCTCGGCGCGGATCCGCGCCTGAACCACGAGTTCGAAGTCGTGGACGGAGTGCGGGCCGCCGAGTGCAGCGCAGTCCTCCACGAGTTCTTCGCGTTGCGACGCTGA
- a CDS encoding DUF2752 domain-containing protein, translated as MVAVRLPEPLSGYTPVDLGALRGFGAGMLAVAAVRPVVPFEFVPPCPLRTLTGIPCPLCGMTRGVTAAVHGDLAHAAFLNPGSVAVVAAAVLLLLAWRTKRIHVPVWLVALILGLLWSWQLFKYATGRPL; from the coding sequence ATGGTCGCGGTGCGGCTTCCCGAGCCGCTGTCCGGCTACACCCCGGTCGACCTCGGGGCCCTTCGAGGTTTCGGCGCCGGGATGCTCGCGGTGGCGGCAGTGCGTCCCGTCGTCCCCTTCGAGTTCGTTCCGCCGTGCCCGTTGCGCACCCTCACGGGAATCCCGTGCCCGCTGTGCGGCATGACCCGCGGCGTCACGGCCGCGGTCCACGGCGACCTGGCGCACGCGGCGTTCCTGAACCCGGGCAGCGTCGCCGTCGTCGCCGCCGCCGTGCTGCTCCTCCTGGCCTGGCGCACGAAGCGGATCCACGTCCCGGTGTGGCTGGTGGCGCTGATCCTGGGGCTGCTGTGGTCCTGGCAGCTCTTCAAGTACGCCACCGGCCGCCCGCTCTAG
- the recR gene encoding recombination mediator RecR, translated as MDVYEGPVQALIDELGRLPGVGPKSAQRIAYYLLKAAPEDANRLAAAISEAKASVSWCRRCFNIAQGELCRFCRDERRDPTVLCVVEEPRDIVAVERTHEFRGRYHVLQGAISPIEGIGPEQLRVQELVRRIGDEEVQEVILATNPNIEGEATAMYLARLLKPVGVTVTRLASGLPVGGDLEYADEVTLGRALEGRREVDA; from the coding sequence ATGGATGTCTACGAAGGGCCGGTCCAGGCCCTCATCGACGAGCTCGGCCGCCTCCCCGGGGTGGGGCCGAAGTCGGCGCAACGGATCGCGTACTACCTGCTGAAGGCGGCTCCGGAGGACGCCAACCGGCTGGCCGCGGCCATCAGCGAAGCGAAGGCGAGCGTGAGCTGGTGCCGTCGGTGCTTCAACATCGCCCAGGGGGAGCTGTGCCGCTTCTGCCGCGACGAGCGACGCGACCCGACGGTCCTGTGCGTGGTCGAGGAGCCTCGCGACATCGTGGCCGTCGAGCGCACCCACGAGTTCCGGGGCCGGTACCACGTCCTGCAGGGCGCCATCTCGCCGATCGAGGGCATCGGGCCCGAGCAGCTGCGGGTGCAGGAGCTCGTGCGTCGCATCGGCGACGAGGAGGTCCAGGAGGTGATCCTGGCCACCAACCCGAACATCGAGGGCGAGGCGACGGCCATGTACCTCGCCCGGCTCCTGAAGCCGGTCGGGGTGACGGTCACCCGGCTGGCCAGCGGCCTCCCGGTCGGCGGCGACCTGGAGTACGCCGACGAGGTCACGCTCGGTCGGGCCCTCGAGGGTCGGCGCGAGGTTGACGCCTGA
- a CDS encoding arylsulfatase, which yields MPAFPSVARPPAGAPHVVLVVLDDLGFGQLGCFGSDIATPAIDRLGAEGLRYNRFHVTSLCSPTRACLLTGRNHHAVGMGFLTDVPTGFPGYDGRIPPSAATLPRMLRDAGYSTLAVGKWHLAPRWEQSASGPFSRWPLGLGFERYYGFLAGDTNQWAPELVRDNGFVEPPRSPGDGYHLTEDLVDQAVRMVQDQQQATPAKPFFLYFATGAMHAPHHAPREHIERYAGRFDAGWDAWRTQLFERQLAGGVVPPGTTLTDRPPWVDAWGDLSADERRLFARLMEVFAGFLTHTDEQLGRLFAFLEQLGVLDDTLVLLLSDNGASAEGGPFGSLNEHRFTHDRLDDPADTLARLDDLGGPRAYNHYPWGWAWAGNTPLRLWKRYTWLGGVRTPLLARWPGRIPDPGAVRPQFSHAVDLLPTVLEAAGLSAPDVVDGRTQQPIDGASLLATFADAAAESPRQTQYFEMIGSRAIYHDGWKATTDHLGNQLRVETERLEGSRDFDRDRWLLFHLDEDFSEAHDRGDEHPELVQALVERWWSEAGRNQVLPLEDSMIFRVSALEPPPYGRRRRAVLHPGGGPVNEDALPTLLGGFRLDVELDVPADGAEGVVCALGDWNNGWACYLIAGRPIVAFSLLGAPYRIAARDPIQAGRRVLGVEYARGADPGGAVTVAVDGVVVADGSLADPLPFRWQIGGAGLLVGRDRGLPVSEDYTPPFPCTAELRSVVLEGGATRQRDPQEVAAALRHE from the coding sequence GTGCCGGCCTTCCCATCGGTCGCCCGGCCGCCCGCGGGCGCGCCCCACGTCGTGCTCGTGGTGCTCGACGACCTCGGCTTCGGGCAGCTCGGCTGCTTCGGGTCCGACATCGCCACCCCCGCCATCGACCGGCTGGGCGCCGAGGGGCTGCGGTACAACCGCTTCCACGTGACGTCGCTCTGCTCCCCGACGCGCGCCTGCCTGCTCACGGGCCGGAACCACCACGCCGTCGGCATGGGCTTCCTGACCGACGTGCCGACGGGGTTCCCCGGCTACGACGGGCGGATCCCGCCGTCGGCGGCGACGCTGCCGCGGATGTTGCGCGACGCCGGGTACAGCACCCTGGCCGTGGGGAAGTGGCACCTCGCCCCGCGTTGGGAGCAGAGCGCGTCGGGCCCGTTCAGTCGCTGGCCGCTCGGCCTCGGCTTCGAGCGCTACTACGGGTTCCTCGCCGGCGACACCAACCAGTGGGCGCCCGAGCTCGTGCGCGACAACGGCTTCGTCGAGCCGCCCCGGTCGCCGGGGGACGGCTACCACCTCACCGAGGACCTCGTCGATCAGGCCGTCCGGATGGTCCAGGACCAGCAGCAGGCGACGCCGGCGAAGCCCTTCTTCCTGTACTTCGCGACCGGGGCCATGCACGCGCCGCACCACGCGCCGCGGGAGCACATCGAGCGCTACGCCGGGCGCTTCGACGCCGGCTGGGACGCCTGGCGGACCCAGCTCTTCGAGCGTCAGCTGGCGGGTGGCGTCGTCCCGCCGGGGACCACGCTCACGGACCGCCCGCCCTGGGTCGACGCGTGGGGGGACCTGTCGGCGGACGAGCGCCGCCTGTTCGCCCGCCTGATGGAGGTGTTCGCCGGGTTCCTCACCCACACCGACGAGCAGCTCGGCCGGCTGTTCGCCTTCCTCGAGCAGCTCGGCGTGCTCGACGACACCCTCGTGCTGCTCCTCTCCGACAACGGCGCCAGCGCCGAGGGTGGTCCCTTCGGGTCCCTGAACGAGCATCGGTTCACGCACGACCGCCTCGACGACCCCGCCGACACCCTGGCCCGGCTCGACGACCTCGGCGGACCACGCGCGTACAACCACTACCCGTGGGGCTGGGCCTGGGCTGGCAACACGCCCCTGCGGCTGTGGAAGCGGTACACGTGGCTCGGCGGGGTGCGGACCCCGCTGCTGGCGCGCTGGCCGGGCCGGATCCCCGACCCCGGCGCGGTGCGCCCGCAGTTCAGCCACGCCGTCGACCTCCTGCCGACCGTGCTCGAGGCGGCCGGCCTCTCAGCGCCGGACGTCGTCGACGGGCGCACCCAGCAGCCCATCGACGGCGCCAGCCTCCTCGCCACGTTCGCCGACGCCGCGGCTGAGAGCCCGCGCCAGACCCAGTACTTCGAGATGATCGGCTCCCGGGCCATCTACCACGACGGGTGGAAGGCCACGACCGACCACCTGGGCAACCAGCTGCGGGTGGAGACCGAGCGGCTCGAGGGCAGCCGCGACTTCGACCGCGACCGCTGGCTGCTCTTCCACCTCGACGAAGACTTCTCCGAAGCCCACGACCGCGGTGACGAGCACCCCGAGCTCGTGCAAGCGCTCGTCGAGCGGTGGTGGAGCGAGGCGGGACGCAACCAGGTCCTGCCGCTCGAGGACAGCATGATCTTTCGCGTCTCCGCCCTCGAGCCGCCCCCGTACGGCCGGCGGCGGCGCGCCGTGCTCCATCCCGGCGGCGGCCCGGTGAACGAGGACGCGCTCCCGACGCTGCTCGGCGGCTTCCGACTCGACGTGGAGCTGGACGTCCCCGCCGACGGCGCCGAGGGCGTGGTGTGCGCGCTCGGGGACTGGAACAACGGCTGGGCCTGCTACCTGATCGCCGGACGACCGATCGTCGCGTTCAGCCTCCTGGGCGCGCCGTACCGGATCGCCGCCCGCGACCCGATCCAAGCGGGCCGCCGTGTGCTCGGCGTCGAGTACGCGCGGGGCGCCGACCCGGGTGGCGCGGTCACCGTCGCGGTCGACGGGGTCGTCGTTGCCGACGGCTCGTTGGCGGACCCTCTGCCGTTCCGGTGGCAGATCGGCGGCGCCGGCCTGCTGGTCGGACGGGACCGAGGCTTGCCCGTCTCGGAGGACTACACGCCGCCGTTCCCGTGCACCGCCGAGCTGCGCTCGGTCGTGCTGGAGGGCGGGGCCACGCGTCAGCGCGACCCCCAGGAGGTGGCGGCGGCGCTCCGGCACGAGTAG